TTTTTAAATTGAAATTTACAATTTTGATAAATTTGTTAATGTTTGAGTCTGTGCATATTTAACCACATGCCTGAAATAGATTTACATACCCATTCGACTGCCTCTGATGGTACCTTGACCCCCACCGAACTGGTTCGACTGGCTAAAAAACAAGGTTTGAAGGCCATTGCCCTTACTGACCACGATACAATCAGAGGGCTTGCCTCTGCCTTGCAGGCAGGAAAAGAACTAGGTCTAGAAGTCATCCCCGGCTGTGAATTAAGCGTGGATTATCCGGACGGGATTATGCATATCCTCGGTCTGTGGCTTAGGCCTGAAGCGGAGCAGCTGGATGCAGCTTTGAGGTCTTTGCAGGCCAAGCGGAATAAGCGCAACGAGCTGATGATTGCCAAGCTCCAAGACTTAGGCCTGGACATCACTTATGCAGAAGTCAAAGAATTGGCCGGGGGAGGAAGTGTGGGGCGTCCCCATCTGGCCCAGGTTTTGATGAAGAAAGGAATTGTTCCCTCTATACAGGAGGCTTTTAATAAGTACCTTGGCCCCCGGGGCAGTGCCTATGTGCCCAAGCAAAAGCTTACTCCTGAAGAAGCTATCTCTTTGCTTAAAAAGGAACAGGCTACCGTAATTTTGGCCCATCCCTTTTCTCTGAATTTGCATTTGCCTGCCTTGGAAAAGGAGCTTGTCCAGCTGAAAAAACTTGGTCTTGACGGAGTAGAAGTCTTGTATTCTGAACATACGCCGGATCAAACTGCTGCCTATTTATACCTCTGTCAGGAATTAGACCTTTTGGTCAGTGGCGGCTCGGATTTCCATGGCACGATCAAACCTCATATTGCCTTGGGAACAGGGAAAGGAAATCTGGACATTCCTTATTCCTTGCTGGAAAAGATAAAGACCAGAAGGCAGGAACAAGGGCTTTGGGTTTAAGAACACCGAAGCGTGTCAGGTATTTTTTTGCACTCCTACATTATCTTCCTTGACAGGAAAAACTTGTTCTCC
The genomic region above belongs to Desulfovulcanus ferrireducens and contains:
- a CDS encoding PHP domain-containing protein; this translates as MPEIDLHTHSTASDGTLTPTELVRLAKKQGLKAIALTDHDTIRGLASALQAGKELGLEVIPGCELSVDYPDGIMHILGLWLRPEAEQLDAALRSLQAKRNKRNELMIAKLQDLGLDITYAEVKELAGGGSVGRPHLAQVLMKKGIVPSIQEAFNKYLGPRGSAYVPKQKLTPEEAISLLKKEQATVILAHPFSLNLHLPALEKELVQLKKLGLDGVEVLYSEHTPDQTAAYLYLCQELDLLVSGGSDFHGTIKPHIALGTGKGNLDIPYSLLEKIKTRRQEQGLWV